One region of Burkholderia pyrrocinia genomic DNA includes:
- a CDS encoding type I polyketide synthase produces the protein MKFGLMFFASSEEALSGNKYQLVMESARFADANGFSSVWVPERHFTEFGSLYPNPAVLHAALAAATQRVKLVAGSVVAALHNPIRIAEEWSMVDNLSNGRVGVSFASGWNPDDFVFAPDKYASRQDDMLTTMRAVQHLWRGGTLDARNGVGKPVQLRIYPTPVQPELPVWVTAASNPQTFVRAGEAGANLLTHVLDQDRDQLAHKIALYRDARAKHGFDPAAGTVSVMLHTFVGDDAVRVREQARAPFCNYIRSNIGLLNGLAQSRGQSVDVRAMSARELDEFVEFLYERFAQSRGLIGTPETCVELVRDLESIGVDEVACLLDFGPPVELILGNLPQLRRLREMCAPRRAAAPTRFDAAAVQARCTETTSGADFNGEIRQHGVQIDGVFNAIQQIWRTAGEALGKISLPADALASSQYQVHPAFLDACSRVLAAAIDPDALEAGDLYLPSSIGAVRVHQPPSSADAWSHATLRKPSGHGALEGDIRVHDLAGRLLIEIDALRLQHVRSRRTVERHDLSALLYRRVWRPSSVDAATGGSAQGEWLILADRGGVGAQLSGLLESAGDTCTLRFADATPELPALDRPLKGIVHLWSLDLAPADIAARRRASASVLQLVRTLASRAPAARQARLWLVTSGAMNVLDGESTAVAQAPLWGLGRAIAVEHAAMWGGLVDLDPAQPSAAHIVQAVQAGGREDMIAFRRGQRYVARIARDDREFVSHRPIRFHHDATYLVTGGLGGLGLRLASWLAANGAGKVVLLGRGAPSPAAEKILRTLDARFVRADLSRREDVAQALDEIADSMPPLKGVFHLAGALDDALLTRQDDDFFHRAGSGKADGAWYLHELTADLPLDHFVLFSSMAALITMPGQGNYAAANSFLDALAQHRRAQGKPGLSVNWGPWADIGHAATDYGRRAHEQLAALGVGTLPPELAIATLERLMASGVAQSGVARIDWPTLFRVDAPAAGSALFSELAQPAAQPAQQETALLRQLHACAPRERIELITDTLAKMLAETLRLSSTDAIAPEQSLLDLGLDSLIALELTDRLTKVFGRPFRATLFFSYPNLQTLAQYVLNELSPSLPAPVVDEASEDLDEDDLSELIAQEIGAQ, from the coding sequence ATGAAATTCGGCCTGATGTTCTTCGCCAGCAGTGAAGAGGCGCTGTCCGGCAACAAGTACCAGCTCGTGATGGAAAGCGCGCGTTTCGCCGATGCGAACGGGTTTTCCAGCGTCTGGGTGCCGGAGCGCCATTTCACCGAATTCGGCTCGCTGTACCCGAATCCCGCTGTCCTGCACGCCGCGCTTGCCGCTGCCACCCAACGCGTGAAGCTGGTCGCGGGCAGCGTGGTCGCAGCGCTGCACAACCCGATCCGGATCGCGGAAGAATGGTCGATGGTGGACAACCTGTCGAACGGCCGCGTGGGCGTGTCGTTCGCGTCCGGATGGAATCCGGACGACTTCGTGTTCGCGCCGGACAAATATGCGAGCCGGCAGGACGACATGCTGACCACGATGCGCGCCGTCCAGCATCTGTGGCGCGGCGGTACGCTGGATGCGCGCAATGGCGTCGGCAAGCCGGTGCAGTTGCGCATCTATCCGACGCCGGTGCAGCCGGAACTGCCGGTCTGGGTGACTGCCGCGAGCAATCCGCAGACCTTCGTGCGCGCCGGTGAAGCCGGCGCGAACCTGCTGACCCACGTGCTCGACCAGGATCGGGACCAGCTCGCGCACAAGATCGCCCTTTACCGCGACGCGCGCGCAAAACACGGCTTCGATCCGGCGGCCGGCACCGTGTCCGTGATGCTGCACACGTTCGTCGGCGACGATGCGGTGCGGGTGCGCGAGCAGGCGCGCGCGCCGTTCTGCAACTACATCCGCAGCAATATCGGGCTGTTGAACGGGCTGGCGCAGAGCCGCGGCCAGTCGGTGGACGTGCGCGCGATGAGCGCGCGCGAGCTGGACGAGTTCGTCGAGTTTCTCTATGAACGCTTCGCGCAATCGCGCGGCCTCATCGGCACGCCGGAAACCTGCGTCGAACTCGTGCGGGATCTCGAGTCGATCGGCGTGGATGAAGTGGCCTGCCTGCTCGATTTCGGTCCGCCGGTCGAGCTGATCCTCGGCAATCTTCCGCAGTTGCGTCGACTCCGGGAGATGTGCGCCCCCAGGCGAGCCGCCGCGCCGACGAGATTCGATGCCGCCGCGGTGCAGGCCCGCTGCACCGAAACGACTTCGGGCGCCGACTTCAATGGCGAAATCCGGCAGCACGGCGTGCAGATCGACGGCGTGTTCAACGCCATCCAGCAGATCTGGCGCACGGCCGGCGAGGCGCTGGGGAAAATCAGCCTGCCGGCGGACGCGCTGGCATCGTCGCAATACCAGGTGCACCCCGCTTTTCTCGACGCGTGCAGCCGCGTGCTCGCCGCCGCGATCGATCCGGACGCGCTGGAGGCGGGCGACCTGTACCTGCCCAGTTCGATCGGCGCGGTACGTGTTCATCAGCCGCCGTCGTCGGCAGATGCGTGGAGTCACGCCACGCTGCGCAAGCCGAGCGGGCACGGCGCGCTGGAGGGCGATATCCGCGTCCATGACCTCGCCGGGCGACTGCTGATCGAGATCGATGCGCTGCGGTTGCAGCATGTGCGTTCCAGGCGAACCGTCGAGCGGCACGATTTGTCCGCGCTGCTTTATCGGCGCGTGTGGAGACCGTCGAGCGTCGACGCGGCAACCGGCGGTTCGGCGCAGGGCGAGTGGCTGATTCTCGCGGACCGTGGCGGCGTCGGCGCGCAACTGTCCGGCCTGCTGGAGAGCGCCGGCGATACGTGCACGCTGCGCTTCGCCGACGCGACGCCGGAACTGCCCGCGCTCGACCGGCCGCTGAAGGGCATCGTTCACCTGTGGAGTCTCGATCTCGCGCCCGCCGACATCGCGGCGCGACGGCGTGCCAGCGCGAGCGTGCTGCAACTGGTCAGGACGCTGGCGTCACGTGCACCGGCAGCCCGGCAGGCGCGTCTGTGGCTGGTGACGTCGGGTGCGATGAATGTGCTGGACGGCGAATCGACCGCCGTCGCGCAGGCGCCCCTGTGGGGATTGGGCCGCGCGATCGCCGTCGAGCATGCGGCGATGTGGGGCGGGCTGGTCGACCTCGATCCCGCGCAGCCGTCGGCGGCGCACATCGTGCAAGCGGTACAGGCTGGCGGCAGGGAAGACATGATCGCGTTTCGCCGCGGACAGCGCTACGTCGCGCGTATCGCCCGCGACGATCGCGAATTCGTCAGCCACCGTCCGATCAGGTTCCACCATGACGCGACCTATCTGGTGACCGGCGGGCTCGGCGGGCTCGGCCTGCGGCTCGCGTCCTGGCTCGCCGCCAACGGCGCCGGCAAAGTCGTACTGCTCGGGCGCGGCGCGCCCTCCCCGGCAGCCGAGAAAATCCTGCGGACGCTCGACGCGCGGTTCGTTCGCGCCGACCTGTCGCGTCGCGAGGACGTCGCGCAAGCGCTCGATGAAATCGCAGATTCGATGCCGCCGCTCAAGGGGGTCTTTCACCTCGCGGGCGCACTCGACGATGCGCTGCTGACGCGCCAGGACGACGATTTCTTCCATCGCGCCGGAAGCGGCAAGGCCGATGGCGCCTGGTATCTGCACGAACTGACGGCCGATCTGCCGCTCGACCATTTCGTCCTGTTCTCGTCGATGGCCGCGCTGATCACCATGCCGGGCCAGGGCAACTACGCGGCGGCGAACAGCTTCCTCGACGCCCTCGCGCAGCATCGGCGCGCGCAGGGGAAACCGGGGCTCAGCGTCAATTGGGGGCCGTGGGCGGACATCGGCCATGCCGCCACCGACTACGGACGGCGCGCGCACGAGCAACTGGCTGCGCTCGGCGTCGGCACGCTGCCGCCCGAACTGGCCATCGCGACGCTGGAACGGCTGATGGCGTCGGGCGTCGCCCAGTCCGGGGTGGCGCGCATCGACTGGCCGACCCTGTTCCGGGTCGATGCGCCGGCCGCCGGGTCGGCGCTGTTTTCCGAACTCGCGCAACCGGCTGCGCAGCCTGCACAGCAGGAGACGGCATTGCTGCGCCAGCTGCATGCGTGCGCGCCGCGCGAGCGGATCGAGCTCATCACCGACACGCTCGCGAAGATGCTGGCCGAGACGCTGCGGCTCTCCAGCACCGACGCCATTGCGCCCGAGCAATCGCTGCTCGATCTCGGCCTGGATTCGCTGATCGCGCTCGAACTGACCGACCGCCTCACCAAGGTGTTCGGCAGGCCGTTTCGCGCGACGCTGTTCTTTTCCTATCCGAACCTGCAAACGCTCGCCCAATACGTG
- a CDS encoding beta-ketoacyl synthase N-terminal-like domain-containing protein, whose amino-acid sequence MLPDTKFRTVTEILIFRGKVEPEKTAFIFLENGESELTRLTFGDLDKRARGIAARLQRMAQPGDRVLLVYPPGLEFICAWVGCLYAGLIGVPAYPPRRHRPADRLKAIVADAVPVVALTDAATLDGIVHHADGYSDTLELKILATDQGFDAPAEQWRAPDITPQALALLQYTSGSTGTPKGVMISHANILSNMAVIAEASDADASAVFVSWLPVFHDMGFFGKVLLPIYLGVLSVLMAPAAFVQKPLRWLQAITKYRGTHCAAPDFAYDLCARKISDEARAQLDLSSWRVAFNGAEPVRAESVARFSRAFAACGFHAQTMRPVYGMAEATLFISGQPARSLPLVADYDADGLAQGVATRSERGKRHALVSCGRTWAEHRLQIVNPDTGERCPPDRIGEIWLTGPSVGVGYWNRVDETEHTFRAKLDGDDARYLRTGDLGFVDGDNLFVTGRLKDLIIVAGRNHYPQDLEQSAEGSHPALAPNASAAFSINVDDVERVVIACEVRREALNTLNAEAVAAEIRRKLAEEHDVDLYAAVLLKPATILRTSSGKIQRSRIRQAFLDGQGLAIAGEWRRSFSAEVAPSAAAARDTQALVQWCVERVSRLSGIDSGNIDLDAPFSIYGLDSKDAIMLSGELQDWLGRPVSPTVVYDFPSIALLARHLSGTGNAMPGQAPGSAEARADIAIVGMGCRFPGASHPDAFWQLLLQGRDAVGASQQRAGDLPPTGLLEQVDLFDAAFFGISAREAESMDPQQRLLLEVAWETLEHAGIAPRSLVGGRTAVIVGISNSDYIRLAQEEVADVGPYVATGNALSVAANRISYTLDLRGPSWAVDTACSSSLVAVHQACRALQRGESDAALAGGVNLILAPQLSASFTQSGMLSPDGRCKAFDAAANGYVRGEGVGMVLLKRLDDARENGDTVFAVIRGSAVNQDGRSNGLTAPNGPAQQAVIRSALHDAGVRAQDIGFVEAHGTGTPLGDPIELNSLTAVLGESRRPDDHCWIGSVKTNIGHLESAAGIASLIKTALALHHRAIPPNLHFRSINPQIALDGTPFRIPQQVTPWHREHGPRMAGVSSFGFGGTNAHMILSEAPRPAEIEADSAARVVTLSARTPEALQALAASYAAYLDAHPEVRVRDVAFTANTGRTHFTRRAAIVASSLDTLRSQLDAVSAGEPAETPPAVTFHFCADDGGSADAVRQLRSTSPAFGALLQQQSEACAEAGFTAFQCALAQLWMSFGITPGAVSSTGDGHRAAASLAGVPQAPDGGAAGNPGIVIEIGAHAAAWDTILHTLAELYVRGASINWDAVEQDAPRRRLALPTYPFERRGFWISPRAPRHPLLGRLMEPHAHSPATWIWQSRLDAPAATFLSGHRVKGSPVLPYSAYVEMALAATSEIGAASHTTLKDLALHAPLPLHPHESRTVQTVLSRQSWGPFSFAVYHRIDDTSAAATWQMCASAEIHESDRSHA is encoded by the coding sequence ATGCTTCCCGATACAAAATTCAGGACTGTTACAGAAATATTGATATTTCGCGGCAAGGTCGAACCGGAGAAGACGGCATTCATTTTTCTCGAGAACGGCGAATCGGAACTGACTCGACTCACGTTCGGCGACCTGGACAAGCGGGCTCGCGGCATCGCCGCCAGGCTGCAACGCATGGCGCAACCGGGCGATCGCGTCCTTCTGGTCTATCCGCCCGGACTGGAATTCATCTGCGCATGGGTGGGATGCCTGTACGCCGGCCTGATCGGCGTGCCTGCCTATCCTCCGCGCAGGCATCGTCCGGCGGATCGTCTCAAGGCCATCGTCGCCGACGCCGTGCCGGTCGTCGCGCTGACCGACGCAGCCACGCTCGACGGCATCGTGCATCACGCGGACGGCTATTCCGACACGCTGGAACTGAAGATCCTGGCGACGGACCAGGGCTTCGACGCACCGGCCGAGCAATGGCGCGCACCGGACATCACGCCGCAGGCGCTGGCGCTGTTGCAATACACGTCAGGCTCCACCGGTACGCCAAAAGGCGTGATGATCAGCCACGCGAACATCCTGAGCAATATGGCGGTCATCGCCGAGGCGAGCGATGCCGATGCGTCGGCGGTGTTCGTCAGCTGGCTCCCGGTGTTTCACGACATGGGTTTCTTCGGGAAGGTGCTGCTGCCGATCTATCTCGGTGTGCTGTCGGTGCTGATGGCGCCCGCGGCGTTCGTGCAGAAACCCCTCCGCTGGCTGCAGGCAATCACGAAGTATCGCGGCACGCATTGCGCCGCGCCTGATTTCGCGTATGACCTGTGCGCGCGCAAGATATCCGATGAAGCCCGCGCGCAGCTGGATCTGAGCAGCTGGCGGGTTGCATTCAACGGCGCGGAACCGGTGCGCGCGGAGTCGGTGGCACGTTTTTCGCGCGCATTCGCCGCGTGCGGCTTCCACGCGCAAACCATGCGCCCGGTCTACGGCATGGCCGAGGCGACCTTGTTCATCTCCGGTCAGCCGGCACGCTCGCTGCCGCTCGTGGCGGACTACGACGCCGACGGCCTCGCACAAGGCGTGGCGACGAGAAGCGAGCGCGGCAAGCGCCACGCGCTGGTCTCATGCGGTCGGACCTGGGCGGAGCACCGCCTGCAGATCGTGAATCCGGATACCGGTGAGCGCTGCCCGCCCGACCGGATCGGCGAAATCTGGTTGACGGGCCCGAGCGTCGGTGTCGGCTACTGGAACCGCGTCGACGAAACGGAGCACACCTTTCGCGCGAAGCTGGATGGCGATGACGCGCGTTACCTGCGCACCGGCGATCTCGGCTTCGTCGATGGCGATAACCTGTTCGTCACCGGCCGTTTGAAAGACCTCATCATCGTCGCCGGCCGCAATCACTACCCGCAGGATCTCGAGCAATCCGCCGAAGGAAGCCACCCCGCGCTGGCGCCCAACGCGTCGGCGGCTTTCTCGATCAACGTCGATGACGTGGAGCGGGTCGTCATCGCATGCGAAGTGCGCCGGGAAGCGCTCAACACGCTGAACGCCGAAGCCGTCGCCGCGGAGATCCGGCGCAAGCTCGCCGAAGAGCATGACGTCGATCTGTATGCGGCGGTCCTGTTGAAGCCCGCCACGATCCTGCGCACGTCCAGCGGAAAAATCCAGCGGAGCCGAATCAGACAGGCATTCCTCGACGGACAGGGGCTCGCGATCGCGGGCGAGTGGCGGCGTTCGTTTTCCGCGGAGGTCGCGCCCTCCGCGGCAGCGGCACGCGACACGCAAGCGCTGGTGCAATGGTGCGTCGAGCGTGTCTCGCGTCTGTCGGGAATCGATTCCGGCAATATCGACCTCGACGCGCCGTTCAGCATCTATGGGCTCGATTCGAAGGACGCCATCATGCTCTCGGGCGAGTTGCAGGACTGGCTCGGGCGGCCGGTTTCCCCTACCGTCGTCTACGATTTTCCGAGTATTGCCCTGCTGGCGCGCCATTTGAGCGGCACCGGGAATGCCATGCCGGGCCAGGCGCCCGGTTCAGCCGAAGCACGCGCGGATATCGCCATCGTCGGCATGGGATGCCGTTTCCCCGGCGCCAGTCACCCCGACGCATTCTGGCAGCTGCTGCTGCAGGGCCGCGACGCGGTCGGCGCGTCGCAGCAGCGCGCCGGCGACCTTCCGCCCACCGGGCTGCTGGAACAGGTCGACCTGTTCGATGCGGCGTTCTTCGGCATCAGCGCTCGCGAAGCCGAATCGATGGATCCGCAACAGCGTCTGCTTCTCGAGGTTGCGTGGGAGACGCTCGAGCATGCGGGGATCGCGCCCCGGAGTCTCGTCGGCGGACGCACCGCGGTCATCGTGGGCATCAGCAATTCGGACTACATCCGTCTGGCGCAGGAAGAAGTCGCGGATGTCGGCCCTTATGTCGCGACCGGCAATGCACTCAGCGTCGCCGCCAACCGCATTTCCTACACGCTCGATTTGCGCGGCCCGAGCTGGGCGGTCGATACCGCGTGTTCGTCGTCGCTCGTCGCGGTTCATCAGGCGTGCCGCGCGCTGCAGCGCGGCGAGTCCGATGCGGCGCTTGCCGGCGGGGTCAACCTGATTCTGGCGCCGCAATTGAGCGCCTCCTTCACGCAATCGGGCATGCTTTCGCCGGACGGCCGATGCAAGGCGTTCGATGCGGCAGCCAACGGTTACGTGCGCGGCGAAGGCGTGGGCATGGTGCTGCTCAAGCGTCTCGACGATGCGCGCGAGAACGGCGACACCGTGTTCGCCGTGATCCGCGGCTCGGCGGTGAATCAGGACGGGCGCAGCAATGGCCTGACCGCGCCCAATGGCCCGGCCCAGCAGGCCGTGATTCGCAGTGCGCTGCACGATGCCGGCGTACGCGCGCAGGACATCGGCTTCGTCGAAGCGCACGGTACGGGAACGCCGCTCGGAGACCCGATCGAGTTGAACTCGCTGACGGCGGTCCTGGGCGAATCTCGTCGGCCGGACGATCACTGCTGGATCGGTTCGGTCAAGACCAACATCGGCCATCTGGAGTCGGCGGCAGGCATCGCCAGCCTGATCAAGACCGCCCTTGCGCTACACCATCGTGCCATTCCGCCGAACCTCCATTTCCGGTCGATCAATCCTCAAATCGCGCTCGACGGCACGCCCTTCCGTATTCCGCAGCAGGTCACGCCGTGGCATCGGGAACACGGGCCGCGCATGGCCGGTGTGAGTTCGTTCGGCTTCGGCGGCACCAATGCGCACATGATCCTGTCGGAAGCCCCACGGCCCGCGGAGATCGAAGCCGACTCGGCGGCGCGCGTCGTGACGCTCTCCGCGCGCACGCCCGAAGCGTTGCAAGCGCTGGCGGCGTCCTATGCGGCGTATCTCGACGCCCATCCCGAGGTCCGTGTGCGGGATGTCGCGTTCACGGCAAATACCGGGCGCACCCACTTCACGCGGCGAGCGGCGATCGTCGCATCGAGTCTCGATACGTTGCGTTCGCAACTGGACGCCGTTTCGGCCGGCGAGCCCGCCGAAACACCGCCTGCGGTGACCTTCCACTTTTGCGCCGACGACGGCGGCAGCGCCGACGCGGTTCGGCAATTGCGTTCGACCAGCCCCGCCTTCGGCGCGCTGCTGCAGCAACAATCCGAGGCCTGCGCCGAAGCCGGGTTCACGGCATTCCAGTGCGCGCTGGCGCAACTGTGGATGTCCTTCGGCATTACGCCGGGCGCCGTCAGCAGCACGGGCGACGGGCATCGCGCCGCAGCCTCGCTGGCGGGCGTGCCGCAGGCGCCGGACGGCGGTGCGGCGGGAAACCCCGGCATCGTGATCGAAATCGGCGCGCACGCGGCCGCGTGGGACACGATCCTGCACACGCTCGCCGAGCTCTACGTACGCGGCGCGTCCATCAACTGGGATGCCGTGGAGCAGGACGCACCGCGCCGCCGGCTCGCCCTGCCGACCTACCCGTTCGAGCGTCGCGGCTTCTGGATCAGTCCACGCGCGCCTCGGCATCCGTTGCTCGGGCGCCTCATGGAGCCGCACGCGCATTCGCCGGCCACGTGGATCTGGCAGTCGCGTCTTGACGCTCCGGCAGCCACCTTTCTCAGCGGTCATCGCGTCAAGGGATCGCCCGTGCTGCCCTATTCCGCTTACGTGGAAATGGCGCTGGCGGCAACTTCGGAAATCGGCGCCGCCAGCCATACCACGTTGAAGGACCTCGCACTGCATGCGCCGTTGCCGCTGCATCCGCATGAATCGCGCACCGTGCAGACCGTGCTGAGCCGCCAGTCCTGGGGACCGTTTTCGTTTGCCGTCTATCACCGGATCGACGACACCAGCGCCGCCGCGACATGGCAGATGTGCGCGAGTGCCGAAATTCACGAATCGGATCGGAGCCACGCATGA
- a CDS encoding TauD/TfdA family dioxygenase gives MLGMTERKLLADGSSPWLLEPASNGRDIVLAVNDNRAELESRLLEHGALLFRGFDVSSVGAFEAFANAISAHKSDYVYRSTPRTSIGNGIFTATEYPPSETIALHCENAYQRSWPLSVAFCCLTPATTGGETPIADMREVSRRIGPRILQNFEAKQVRYVRHYRRHVDIPWETVFQTSDRGQVAAFCANNGIELEWLDDDTLRTAQINQGVAYHPVTRDRVFFNQAHLFHISNLEASLASSIVSLFGNDRIPRNAFYGDGSPFDLADIEQIRNAFRECAITFPWQRGDVLLVDNMRFAHGRNPFEGERKVVVSLLDPYSPDSEEMADR, from the coding sequence ATGCTGGGCATGACGGAACGCAAGCTGCTTGCCGACGGGAGCTCTCCGTGGCTGCTGGAGCCTGCGTCGAACGGGCGCGATATCGTGCTGGCGGTAAACGACAACCGGGCGGAGCTGGAATCCCGGCTTCTCGAACATGGCGCGCTGCTGTTTCGCGGCTTCGACGTTTCGTCCGTGGGCGCCTTCGAAGCGTTTGCCAACGCGATTTCAGCCCATAAGTCCGACTACGTCTATCGTTCCACTCCGCGCACCTCGATCGGCAACGGCATATTCACCGCAACCGAGTATCCGCCGAGCGAGACGATCGCACTTCATTGCGAAAACGCGTATCAACGAAGCTGGCCGCTGAGCGTGGCATTCTGTTGCCTCACTCCGGCCACGACCGGCGGCGAAACGCCGATTGCCGACATGCGCGAGGTGAGCCGCAGGATCGGGCCGCGCATCCTGCAGAACTTCGAGGCGAAACAGGTCCGCTATGTCAGGCACTACCGGCGGCACGTCGACATTCCGTGGGAAACCGTCTTTCAGACTTCCGACCGCGGCCAGGTTGCGGCCTTCTGCGCAAACAACGGCATCGAGCTCGAATGGCTCGACGACGACACGTTACGCACCGCACAGATCAACCAGGGTGTGGCTTACCATCCGGTAACCCGCGACAGGGTGTTCTTCAATCAGGCACATCTGTTCCATATCTCGAACCTGGAAGCATCGCTCGCCAGTTCGATCGTCAGCCTGTTCGGCAATGACCGAATTCCGCGCAACGCTTTCTATGGCGACGGGAGTCCATTCGATCTCGCCGACATCGAGCAGATCCGCAACGCATTCCGCGAATGCGCCATCACGTTTCCATGGCAACGAGGCGACGTCCTGCTGGTCGACAACATGCGCTTCGCGCATGGCCGCAACCCGTTCGAGGGCGAGCGCAAGGTCGTCGTGTCACTGCTGGACCCGTACTCCCCCGACAGCGAAGAAATGGCCGACCGTTAG
- a CDS encoding diaminobutyrate--2-oxoglutarate transaminase family protein: MEKLEYLKHVESKARTYATSFPRLFTHAKGIRVRDSEGQEYIDCLSNAGTLALGHNHPEVNEAVMRFLSSDQMQQALDLATPEKHAFVEQLFSLLPEKIAESGKIQFCSPSGADGVEAAIKLTKHHTGRSTIMAFHGAYHGMTAGALAVSGNLKPKSAGGNGRDVHFLPYPYTFRCPFGTDGSATDQLSINYIRTVLSDPESGITKPAAIIVEVVQGEGGCIPASDAWLIELRNLTLRHEIPLIVDEVQTGLGRTGTLFAIEHSGIQPDVLVLSKAFGGGYPLSVVVYDKRLDTWPPGAHAGTFRGNQIAMVAGLSTMRIVERDGLPAHADRVGKLLVAGLEGVAERFPCLGQIRGRGLMIGVEVVVPGPHGQTGSTHAELAKAIKQNCLRNGLVIETGGRNGAVLRFLPPLIVSEADIHEILNRFEHAVETACRA; the protein is encoded by the coding sequence ATGGAAAAACTTGAGTATCTGAAGCATGTCGAATCGAAGGCGCGAACCTACGCGACATCTTTCCCACGGCTGTTTACTCATGCCAAAGGCATACGCGTACGCGACTCCGAGGGGCAGGAATACATCGACTGTCTGTCAAATGCAGGTACGCTCGCGCTCGGACATAATCACCCGGAAGTCAATGAAGCCGTCATGCGGTTTCTGTCGTCCGATCAAATGCAGCAGGCACTCGACCTCGCGACGCCGGAAAAGCACGCGTTCGTCGAGCAGCTTTTCTCGCTGTTGCCCGAGAAGATCGCCGAATCCGGCAAGATCCAGTTTTGCAGTCCCAGCGGCGCGGATGGCGTCGAAGCGGCTATCAAGCTGACCAAGCACCATACGGGCCGCTCGACGATCATGGCGTTCCACGGCGCCTACCACGGCATGACGGCCGGTGCACTCGCCGTGTCGGGAAATCTCAAGCCTAAATCGGCCGGCGGCAACGGACGCGACGTTCATTTCCTGCCCTATCCCTATACTTTTCGCTGCCCGTTCGGCACCGATGGCTCGGCGACCGATCAACTCAGCATCAACTATATTCGGACCGTCCTGTCCGATCCCGAGAGCGGGATAACGAAACCGGCGGCAATCATCGTCGAAGTCGTGCAAGGCGAAGGGGGTTGCATCCCCGCTTCCGACGCCTGGTTGATCGAATTGCGCAACCTGACGCTGCGGCATGAAATCCCGTTGATCGTCGATGAAGTACAGACCGGACTCGGTCGAACCGGCACGCTGTTCGCGATCGAACATTCCGGCATCCAGCCGGACGTACTGGTGTTGTCGAAGGCATTCGGCGGCGGCTATCCATTGTCGGTGGTGGTCTATGACAAGCGCCTCGACACCTGGCCGCCCGGCGCGCACGCCGGCACCTTTCGAGGCAACCAGATTGCGATGGTGGCCGGCTTGTCGACCATGCGCATCGTCGAACGAGACGGTCTGCCGGCGCACGCGGACAGAGTCGGAAAACTGCTGGTTGCCGGCCTCGAGGGGGTTGCCGAACGCTTCCCCTGCCTGGGCCAGATACGCGGCCGCGGCCTGATGATCGGCGTTGAAGTCGTCGTGCCCGGCCCACATGGCCAAACCGGCTCGACCCATGCAGAACTGGCAAAAGCCATCAAGCAGAACTGCCTGCGAAACGGACTCGTCATCGAAACCGGCGGCCGCAACGGCGCGGTACTCCGGTTCCTGCCGCCGCTGATCGTTTCGGAAGCGGATATCCACGAGATTCTCAATCGCTTCGAGCATGCCGTGGAAACGGCGTGCCGTGCATGA
- a CDS encoding UDP-glucuronic acid decarboxylase family protein — protein sequence MQRNRKRILVTGGAGFLGSHLCERLVELGHDVLCVDNYFTGTKQNVAALLGNPSFEALRHDVTFPLYVEVDEIYNLACPASPIHYQFDPVQTTKTSVMGAINMLGLAKRTHARVLQTSTSEVYGDPDVHPQPESYRGNVNPLGPRACYDEGKRCAETLFFDYHRQQNVRIKVVRIFNTYGPRMHPNDGRVVSNFIVQALRGDDITLYGDGSQTRAFCYVDDMVDGLIRMMATPADLTGPINLGNPHEIAVSELAQIILRLTGSTSRLVFRPLPKDDPTQRCPDIGLARTHLDWEPTVGLEAGLRRTIDYFRATMPA from the coding sequence GTGCAACGTAATCGAAAGCGAATCCTCGTAACAGGCGGCGCGGGTTTCCTCGGTTCGCATCTTTGCGAACGTCTGGTCGAACTCGGTCACGACGTATTGTGCGTCGACAACTATTTCACCGGCACGAAGCAGAACGTGGCTGCGCTGCTCGGCAACCCGAGCTTCGAGGCGCTGCGCCACGACGTGACCTTTCCGTTGTACGTCGAGGTGGACGAGATCTACAACCTCGCCTGTCCGGCTTCGCCGATCCACTATCAATTCGATCCCGTGCAGACCACCAAGACCAGTGTGATGGGCGCGATCAACATGCTGGGGCTCGCCAAGCGCACGCACGCACGCGTTCTGCAAACCTCGACAAGCGAAGTGTACGGCGACCCCGATGTGCATCCGCAACCGGAGAGTTACCGGGGCAACGTCAACCCGCTCGGGCCGCGCGCCTGCTACGACGAAGGAAAACGTTGCGCGGAGACCCTGTTCTTCGACTATCACCGCCAGCAAAACGTGCGAATCAAGGTGGTACGCATCTTCAACACGTACGGGCCGCGCATGCATCCCAATGACGGCCGCGTGGTTTCCAACTTCATCGTGCAGGCGCTGCGCGGCGACGACATCACGCTGTATGGCGACGGCAGCCAGACCCGGGCGTTCTGCTATGTCGACGATATGGTCGACGGTTTGATCCGGATGATGGCCACGCCCGCGGACCTCACCGGCCCGATCAATCTCGGCAATCCGCACGAGATCGCGGTCAGCGAACTTGCGCAGATCATTTTGCGCCTGACGGGCTCGACGTCGCGGCTCGTGTTCCGTCCGCTGCCGAAGGATGATCCGACACAACGTTGCCCCGATATCGGCCTCGCACGCACCCACCTCGACTGGGAGCCGACGGTCGGGCTCGAAGCGGGGCTCCGGCGGACCATCGACTATTTTCGCGCGACCATGCCGGCGTGA